One window of Saprospiraceae bacterium genomic DNA carries:
- the dinB gene encoding DNA polymerase IV → MYDRAILHMDLDAFFVSVECIKNSSLLGKPIIVGGYSNRGVVAACSYEARAFGVHSAMPMKMALRLCPQAQVIRGDMDSYSKYSGMVTEIISEEAPIFEKASIDEFYLDLTGMDRYFGCMKWSGELRQKLTRETGLPISFGLSVNKLVSKVGTNEAKPNGAIQIEKGTERSFLSPLSTAKIPGIGKETYKRLSFMGVRTIHILSQIPVPLLQREFGNDSGRHLWEHANAIDERPVLPYHEQKSISKERTFEQDTLDIKRIKILLLDMCEKLAFEMRQSNRVCSCVTVKIRYADFNTYSKQRRIAYTSQDNTLRRVCYELFDSLYEKRQLIRLVGLKFSGLVHGHYQISLFEDTEEQIALLQQLDHIRKRWGSGSVMRAAVL, encoded by the coding sequence ATGTACGACCGTGCGATCTTGCACATGGATTTGGATGCTTTTTTTGTCTCAGTGGAATGCATCAAAAACAGCAGTTTGCTGGGTAAACCAATTATAGTGGGAGGCTATAGCAATCGGGGTGTAGTAGCGGCCTGCAGTTATGAAGCCCGTGCTTTTGGGGTGCATTCGGCCATGCCTATGAAAATGGCCTTGCGACTTTGTCCGCAAGCCCAGGTTATCCGGGGAGATATGGATTCCTATTCCAAATATTCGGGGATGGTAACCGAAATTATATCGGAGGAAGCGCCGATATTTGAAAAAGCCTCCATTGACGAATTTTACCTGGATCTCACCGGCATGGATCGCTATTTTGGCTGTATGAAATGGTCGGGAGAATTAAGGCAAAAGTTAACCCGGGAAACAGGACTTCCGATTTCATTTGGACTATCCGTTAATAAATTGGTTTCTAAAGTGGGGACCAATGAAGCGAAACCCAATGGGGCCATTCAAATTGAGAAAGGAACGGAACGTTCGTTTCTTTCACCCCTCAGTACTGCAAAAATTCCGGGAATTGGAAAAGAAACCTATAAACGTTTAAGTTTTATGGGTGTGCGGACAATTCATATTTTAAGTCAGATACCGGTACCCTTGCTTCAACGGGAATTTGGCAATGACAGTGGCCGTCATTTATGGGAACATGCCAATGCAATTGACGAACGACCGGTTTTACCTTATCACGAACAAAAATCCATTTCAAAAGAGCGCACCTTTGAACAGGATACACTCGATATTAAACGGATTAAAATTTTATTACTGGATATGTGTGAAAAACTGGCATTCGAAATGCGACAAAGCAATCGGGTGTGTTCCTGTGTAACAGTTAAAATACGTTATGCAGATTTTAATACCTATTCCAAACAACGGCGCATTGCATATACTTCACAGGATAATACCCTGCGACGTGTGTGTTATGAATTGTTTGACAGCCTTTATGAAAAAAGACAACTGATTCGATTGGTTGGATTAAAATTTAGCGGGTTGGTACACGGTCATTATCAAATCAGTTTATTTGAAGATACAGAAGAACAAATAGCCTTGTTGCAACAACTCGACCACATTCGCAAACGTTGGGGATCCGGATCGGTAATGCGTGCTGCAGTGCTGTGA
- a CDS encoding M56 family metallopeptidase, with translation MKTSAHIEATPWHELFASTLMHSLWQGALIVLLMWLLRIFYRKNPKVLYTLSLSALILIVITSVLTFVSLVYKPSLQLISITAFIPNLDQNLVLQYINQIWLIGCIVFCIRFVWSHIYIKRLIHVSDHLASDLWSHAFQKVCKHYKIQKNIVLLQSEKIGSAFLTGVIKPVILIPTAWINQLSAKEAECILAHEVSHALNKDHWVNLMMNLIEIVYFYNPAVHILLSHLKLERELLADASASNYINSKLEYAKLIIRIEESSGLIPAFSLPFFRQKKQLRKRIETVLNISGTQNEMYSGFAIMLLMTGMAFIKMNPLTQDLVCNEVVNREAPMQNMVCLDNKILCNKQADKTTKPQNANIKKRVINKRIYKYEPLNTNQDLVFEDPSNHGFNVELEKAIRNELNQKTKTLLKIKQIGSEPNHITDGGSWIVTKQIRCYAPEDDRTIIIIRMNKNSESLVEPEHEMMDPGTIQHDNNQIN, from the coding sequence ATGAAAACAAGCGCCCACATTGAAGCGACTCCATGGCATGAACTTTTTGCCTCAACCTTAATGCATTCATTATGGCAAGGTGCATTGATCGTATTATTGATGTGGTTATTGCGTATATTTTATCGAAAGAATCCAAAGGTTTTATATACGTTGTCCCTTTCAGCATTGATTTTAATTGTTATTACAAGTGTTTTAACTTTTGTAAGTTTGGTTTACAAACCCTCCTTGCAATTAATATCAATTACTGCTTTTATTCCAAATTTAGACCAGAACCTTGTACTCCAATATATAAATCAAATATGGTTAATTGGTTGCATTGTTTTTTGCATACGTTTTGTTTGGAGTCATATTTACATTAAGCGATTGATTCATGTATCGGATCACTTAGCAAGCGATTTATGGTCCCATGCTTTCCAAAAAGTATGCAAGCACTATAAAATACAAAAAAATATTGTACTCCTACAAAGTGAGAAAATCGGAAGTGCTTTTTTAACAGGGGTCATTAAACCAGTAATTTTAATACCAACCGCCTGGATTAATCAGTTATCAGCAAAGGAAGCTGAATGTATTTTAGCTCATGAAGTTTCCCATGCATTGAATAAGGATCATTGGGTCAATTTAATGATGAATTTAATTGAAATCGTTTATTTTTATAATCCGGCAGTTCATATTTTGCTCAGTCACTTAAAACTGGAACGCGAATTATTGGCAGATGCATCAGCTTCCAATTATATTAATTCCAAATTGGAGTATGCTAAATTAATTATAAGAATTGAAGAGAGTTCTGGTTTAATCCCAGCATTTTCACTTCCATTTTTTAGACAGAAAAAACAATTGCGTAAACGAATTGAAACCGTATTAAATATTTCAGGTACCCAAAACGAGATGTATTCCGGATTTGCAATTATGTTGCTTATGACGGGAATGGCTTTTATAAAAATGAATCCATTAACACAAGATTTAGTTTGTAATGAGGTCGTTAATAGAGAAGCACCTATGCAAAATATGGTCTGTCTTGACAACAAAATATTATGCAATAAGCAAGCAGATAAAACTACTAAACCTCAGAATGCAAATATTAAAAAAAGGGTGATTAATAAACGCATTTATAAATACGAGCCATTAAATACAAATCAGGACTTGGTTTTTGAGGATCCATCAAATCATGGCTTTAATGTTGAACTAGAGAAAGCGATTCGGAATGAATTGAATCAAAAAACAAAAACGCTACTTAAAATAAAACAAATTGGTTCTGAACCAAATCATATAACAGATGGAGGATCCTGGATAGTCACAAAGCAAATTCGCTGTTATGCACCTGAAGATGATCGTACCATTATCATTATACGCATGAATAAGAATTCAGAAAGTCTCGTTGAGCCTGAGCACGAAATGATGGATCCTGGAACGATTCAGCACGATAACAATCAAATAAACTAA
- a CDS encoding helix-turn-helix transcriptional regulator: MFLVQNLRFLRQKMDYSQAQAADKIGIPRTTLGDYERGHTEPDMALLIKIAKAYEVQIEALLTRQMEKLSWDEVSTKNVKILAMTIDQKKKEILNWSVPKPPQDI; the protein is encoded by the coding sequence ATGTTTCTGGTACAAAATCTTCGCTTCCTTCGTCAAAAAATGGACTATTCGCAAGCACAGGCAGCCGATAAAATCGGCATTCCGCGGACAACCCTCGGAGATTATGAACGAGGACATACTGAACCCGATATGGCCCTGTTGATTAAAATTGCAAAAGCCTATGAGGTCCAAATTGAAGCCCTGCTCACCCGGCAAATGGAAAAACTAAGCTGGGATGAAGTGAGTACTAAAAATGTCAAAATCCTGGCAATGACCATTGACCAAAAGAAAAAGGAAATATTGAACTGGTCCGTACCAAAGCCGCCGCAGGATATTTAG
- a CDS encoding PDZ domain-containing protein, which translates to MKQLKLFYLIMLLPLTALIAQGEQGKSKTKYIIKKVTVENIDGKETQKEEIDTVDFMSMDPSMDPSMDKDIQVIIKDGKGNTLSDGEAHEMMFHGAPEMGNQMAWHELEMEKNVTPPNKAVLGVQLENVNGENGAQVIEVFEGSAAEKAGILEGDIILAIKGKETKNVDAVIEQLSDNKPGDKVKVNILRGTKVKNLNAKLQERKEEAISMKSCSPGMAKMKCCKPGEAGSGERKCIIIKKDKDGKEVIEEIRGLPGSGSNMKKMIIINGDDKDVKIINGEGANQQIEIIKSEGGESKDVIVRKENQQSLNVEYLTSSPNPSNGQMKINFSGLKVPTTIQVLDLNGKEVYNEKLDVFDGTYNKEIDIKNEAKGTLILKIKQGDKVLTQKIIVE; encoded by the coding sequence ATGAAACAGTTAAAATTATTTTACCTAATCATGTTGCTTCCATTAACGGCATTAATAGCACAGGGGGAGCAAGGTAAATCGAAAACAAAGTATATTATTAAAAAGGTAACCGTTGAGAATATTGACGGAAAGGAAACGCAGAAAGAAGAAATTGATACGGTTGATTTTATGTCAATGGATCCTTCAATGGATCCTTCAATGGATAAAGACATTCAGGTAATAATTAAAGATGGAAAAGGAAATACATTATCTGACGGGGAAGCTCATGAAATGATGTTTCATGGAGCGCCGGAAATGGGTAATCAAATGGCGTGGCATGAACTTGAAATGGAAAAAAATGTAACACCACCAAACAAAGCCGTATTAGGGGTTCAACTAGAAAATGTAAATGGAGAAAACGGAGCCCAGGTAATTGAAGTATTCGAAGGATCTGCTGCAGAGAAAGCAGGAATTCTAGAAGGAGATATAATTTTAGCAATTAAGGGCAAGGAAACGAAAAATGTAGATGCCGTGATAGAACAACTTTCAGATAACAAGCCTGGCGATAAAGTAAAAGTCAATATCTTGAGAGGAACGAAAGTTAAAAACTTAAATGCCAAGTTGCAAGAGCGCAAGGAAGAAGCTATCAGTATGAAAAGCTGCAGTCCAGGGATGGCTAAAATGAAATGTTGCAAACCGGGAGAAGCTGGTTCTGGTGAGCGGAAATGCATCATCATTAAGAAAGATAAAGATGGAAAAGAAGTGATTGAAGAAATTAGAGGCTTGCCTGGATCAGGTAGTAATATGAAAAAAATGATCATTATTAATGGAGATGATAAAGATGTTAAAATAATTAATGGTGAAGGCGCCAACCAGCAAATCGAGATTATTAAAAGCGAGGGTGGTGAATCAAAAGATGTTATAGTCCGTAAAGAAAATCAACAGTCTTTAAATGTTGAATATTTAACCAGTAGTCCAAATCCTAGCAATGGACAAATGAAAATTAACTTTTCCGGATTGAAAGTTCCAACAACGATACAGGTTCTTGATTTAAATGGAAAAGAAGTCTATAATGAAAAACTGGATGTATTTGACGGAACTTATAATAAGGAAATAGACATAAAAAACGAAGCGAAAGGAACTTTAATTCTAAAAATAAAACAAGGGGATAAAGTTTTAACTCAAAAAATTATTGTAGAATAA
- a CDS encoding BlaI/MecI/CopY family transcriptional regulator, with translation MNKLIHKPTDGELEILQILWKLGPSTVKAVNELLNEHKDVGYTTTLKMLQIMFEKGLCVREAEGKLHIYKPAIKEQQVKKNYLKDMIDHVFDGSPMEMVMQTLGNYKASPDEINDLKKLLKDLESK, from the coding sequence ATGAATAAATTAATTCATAAACCCACTGACGGCGAATTAGAGATCCTGCAGATTCTATGGAAATTAGGACCTTCTACCGTTAAAGCGGTGAATGAGCTTTTAAATGAGCACAAGGATGTTGGTTACACTACAACTTTAAAGATGCTTCAAATAATGTTTGAAAAAGGACTTTGTGTTCGGGAAGCAGAAGGAAAATTGCATATTTATAAACCAGCCATTAAGGAGCAACAAGTAAAAAAGAATTATTTAAAAGATATGATAGATCATGTTTTTGATGGTTCACCGATGGAAATGGTTATGCAGACATTAGGAAACTATAAAGCTTCTCCTGATGAAATCAATGATCTTAAAAAATTATTAAAAGACCTGGAATCTAAATAA
- a CDS encoding S24 family peptidase — protein sequence MPRLHFPALKGFYRAFEIEGDSMLPMESGSIVICKYVERLNEIKNDEPYIVVSQRDGVVYKRLQLNQEHQAINCISDNIQYPVFQLGYEDVREIWEYHAHLAFTEPKTSFENWNEDRMGDIQKKVTELHKHYIGKSEGN from the coding sequence TTGCCACGTTTGCATTTCCCGGCATTAAAAGGCTTTTACAGGGCTTTTGAAATTGAAGGGGATTCCATGCTGCCAATGGAATCAGGATCAATCGTGATCTGTAAATACGTCGAGCGATTGAATGAAATTAAAAACGACGAACCCTACATCGTAGTTTCACAAAGAGACGGTGTCGTCTATAAGCGACTGCAATTAAATCAAGAACATCAGGCCATCAACTGCATTTCAGATAATATTCAATACCCGGTTTTTCAATTGGGCTACGAAGATGTTAGAGAAATCTGGGAATACCACGCCCATCTGGCATTCACTGAACCCAAAACCAGTTTTGAAAATTGGAACGAAGATCGAATGGGCGATATTCAGAAAAAAGTCACTGAATTACATAAACACTATATCGGAAAATCTGAAGGAAATTAA